The Archangium lipolyticum genome has a window encoding:
- a CDS encoding DUF5683 domain-containing protein — MHADAVAVRSIHEKNPNLALVLSLLLPGAGQFYNGETKKGVLMFLGASVGGILTLGLMYLVMTIWSMVDAYKVANQEKTPRKKDMAPPGLSEAEV; from the coding sequence CGGTTCGCTCCATTCACGAGAAGAACCCCAACCTGGCACTCGTACTGTCCCTGCTGCTTCCGGGCGCGGGGCAGTTCTACAACGGAGAAACGAAGAAGGGCGTCCTGATGTTTCTCGGGGCGTCCGTGGGAGGCATCCTGACCCTCGGTCTCATGTATCTGGTCATGACGATCTGGTCCATGGTCGACGCCTACAAGGTGGCAAACCAGGAGAAGACTCCGCGGAAGAAGGACATGGCCCCGCCGGGCCTCAGCGAGGCGGAGGTTTGA
- a CDS encoding carboxylesterase family protein, with amino-acid sequence MLIETDKGHVEGTTEEGIHVFKGIPYAAPPVDDLRWRPPRMLEHFRPESVVKPPPR; translated from the coding sequence ATGCTCATCGAAACAGACAAGGGACATGTCGAAGGAACCACCGAGGAAGGCATCCACGTGTTCAAGGGTATCCCCTACGCGGCGCCGCCGGTGGACGACCTGCGCTGGCGGCCGCCGCGTATGCTCGAACACTTTCGTCCTGAATCCGTCGTCAAACCTCCGCCTCGCTGA